A portion of the Bacteroides faecium genome contains these proteins:
- a CDS encoding SusC/RagA family TonB-linked outer membrane protein has translation MKEIIKHKFPYLLFFLLLFSCFASVYGQERTITLNLSKVPLNTALKEIEKQTSMSVVYNTNDVDINRIISVKVSKESLNNVMNQLFKGVNTSFSIVDNHIVLSAKNTKVDQQKKTPIAASGTITDAKGEPLIGVSVLVKGTSNGTITDMDGNFKIQATKGDVLEVSYIGYASQAITLANAQPLKIVMGEDTQTLDEVVVTALGIKREQKALSYNVQQVKGDELTTVRDANFINALSGKVAGVTINASSAGAGAAARVVMRGTKSLEKDDNALYVIDGIPMFNVNSGDNAGGTMNKQPGTNSVADINPEDIESMTILTGPSAAALYGSDASNGVVLITTKKGVAGKVKVTYSNSTSFSSPLMMPKFQNIYGNREGESMSWGGLLETPTNFDPSDFFNTGVNEMNGFTMTTGTEQNQTYASISTTNSTGILPNNAYNRYNFSIRNTSKFCDNKLSLDLGAQYIIQNNKNMVGSGQYFNPLVSLYLFPRGENFQEVQMYERYSEARNIMTQYWPEAIFGTALDMQNPYWIMNRMQNRLSKRRYMFNASLKWDITDWVNVTGRVRVDNSDQDSFEEYYASTRGTFTEGSSKGYYGHTKQNDRSVYADVLASINKNFWDDKISLNANIGASINDMQEDAMYVKGGLAQITNKFHIGNINMNTSKRNESKWHDQVQSIFASAEVGWNHQLYLTLTGRNDWASQLAFTSKGSYFYPSVGLSWLISESFKLPEAISYLKVRGSWAEVASSPSRYLTQMQYTYNEQTNTYEYPANHYNTDLKPENTKSWEFGLNAKFLKNRINFDMTLYRSNTYNQTFYVDASASSGYKKNIVQTGNIQNRGIELAVGYSDTFNKVKVSTNFTYTINENEIVSLANGAINQDTGEVIHMDYYSKGTLGISGGPTLRLYEGGTMGDIYINQRLRQSPNGYIWRDPADGTVAIENTEYRKIGSVLPKYHLGWNGNVAWNGLSLGFAFTARVGGLVVSDTQAMLDNYGVSETSAIARQNGGVWIGDSQVDAEDYYKKVSTAIGTYYTYSATNVRLSELSLSYQLPNKWFRNKLNMTVGLTGKNLWMIYCKAPFDPESTSSITSNFYQGVDYFQQPSLKSFGFNVRLSF, from the coding sequence ATGAAAGAAATTATAAAACACAAGTTTCCGTACTTGTTATTCTTCCTTTTGTTGTTTTCGTGTTTTGCTTCAGTTTATGGGCAAGAACGAACGATCACTCTTAATCTATCAAAAGTACCCCTAAACACTGCATTGAAAGAAATAGAGAAGCAAACTTCAATGTCAGTAGTATATAACACAAATGATGTCGATATTAATCGCATCATATCTGTCAAAGTATCAAAAGAATCTTTGAATAATGTAATGAATCAATTATTCAAGGGCGTCAATACCAGTTTTTCAATAGTCGATAACCATATTGTACTTTCTGCTAAAAATACTAAAGTAGACCAACAGAAAAAAACACCGATTGCCGCAAGTGGTACTATAACAGACGCAAAAGGTGAACCGTTGATCGGAGTTAGTGTCTTAGTGAAAGGAACTTCAAATGGTACTATTACTGATATGGATGGAAATTTCAAAATACAAGCTACAAAAGGTGATGTACTTGAAGTATCCTATATCGGTTATGCCTCCCAAGCAATCACGCTAGCCAACGCACAACCTCTGAAAATTGTAATGGGTGAAGATACTCAAACACTGGATGAAGTGGTTGTTACAGCTTTGGGTATTAAGCGTGAGCAAAAGGCTTTGAGCTATAATGTTCAGCAAGTGAAAGGAGATGAGTTGACCACTGTGAGAGATGCGAATTTTATAAATGCCTTGTCTGGTAAAGTTGCAGGTGTTACTATTAATGCATCTTCGGCAGGTGCAGGAGCAGCAGCACGTGTAGTGATGCGTGGTACAAAATCGTTGGAAAAAGATGACAATGCTCTCTATGTTATTGATGGTATTCCGATGTTCAATGTCAATTCTGGTGATAATGCTGGGGGGACAATGAATAAACAGCCGGGAACTAATAGTGTAGCTGATATCAATCCGGAAGATATTGAGAGCATGACAATTTTGACAGGGCCTTCTGCTGCTGCATTATATGGTTCGGATGCTTCCAATGGTGTTGTTTTGATTACAACGAAAAAAGGAGTAGCCGGTAAGGTCAAGGTTACATATAGTAATAGCACTAGTTTCTCTTCTCCATTAATGATGCCCAAATTCCAGAATATTTATGGCAATCGTGAAGGAGAATCAATGAGCTGGGGTGGATTGTTAGAGACACCCACTAATTTCGATCCTTCGGATTTCTTCAATACAGGTGTGAATGAGATGAATGGCTTCACAATGACAACCGGTACGGAACAAAACCAGACCTATGCTTCTATATCGACTACCAATTCTACAGGTATTTTACCTAATAACGCATATAATCGTTACAATTTCTCTATCCGGAATACCAGTAAGTTCTGCGATAATAAATTGAGCCTGGATTTGGGTGCACAATACATTATTCAGAACAATAAGAATATGGTGGGAAGCGGACAATATTTCAATCCGCTAGTTTCACTTTATCTTTTCCCCAGAGGAGAAAATTTTCAGGAAGTACAGATGTATGAGCGTTATAGTGAAGCGCGTAATATAATGACACAGTATTGGCCGGAAGCTATTTTTGGAACAGCTTTGGATATGCAAAACCCGTATTGGATTATGAACCGTATGCAGAATCGGCTTTCAAAACGTCGCTATATGTTTAATGCCAGCTTAAAGTGGGATATCACAGACTGGGTAAATGTAACAGGACGTGTGAGGGTGGACAATTCTGACCAGGATTCGTTCGAGGAATATTATGCAAGTACGAGAGGCACTTTTACTGAAGGTAGTTCGAAAGGATACTATGGACATACAAAGCAAAATGACCGTTCAGTATATGCCGATGTGTTGGCAAGTATTAATAAAAACTTCTGGGATGATAAGATTTCCTTGAATGCCAATATCGGAGCTTCTATTAATGACATGCAGGAAGATGCCATGTATGTGAAAGGCGGATTAGCGCAGATTACTAATAAATTTCATATCGGTAATATCAATATGAATACCTCAAAGCGAAATGAAAGTAAATGGCATGATCAGGTGCAAAGTATTTTTGCCAGTGCCGAAGTAGGCTGGAATCACCAATTGTATCTTACGTTGACCGGGCGTAACGATTGGGCTTCGCAACTGGCTTTCACAAGCAAAGGCTCTTATTTTTATCCGTCAGTAGGTCTGTCATGGCTGATTAGCGAATCGTTTAAGTTACCGGAAGCCATTTCTTATTTAAAGGTACGTGGTTCATGGGCGGAAGTAGCCTCTTCACCTAGCCGTTATTTAACGCAGATGCAGTATACGTATAATGAGCAGACTAATACTTACGAGTATCCTGCTAACCATTATAATACAGACTTGAAACCTGAAAATACAAAATCATGGGAGTTTGGTTTGAATGCCAAGTTCTTGAAGAATCGGATTAATTTTGATATGACATTGTATCGCTCTAATACTTACAATCAAACATTCTATGTAGATGCTTCCGCTTCATCAGGATATAAGAAAAATATTGTTCAAACCGGAAATATCCAGAACCGGGGTATTGAATTAGCAGTTGGTTACTCGGATACATTTAATAAGGTGAAAGTTTCTACCAACTTTACTTATACAATAAATGAGAATGAGATTGTCAGTCTGGCTAATGGAGCAATTAACCAGGATACGGGTGAAGTCATTCATATGGATTATTATTCAAAAGGTACATTGGGTATTAGCGGTGGTCCTACTTTACGGCTATATGAAGGTGGAACAATGGGAGATATCTATATAAACCAGCGTTTACGCCAATCTCCTAACGGATATATATGGAGGGATCCTGCTGATGGAACTGTTGCTATTGAGAATACAGAGTATCGTAAAATAGGTTCGGTCCTTCCTAAGTATCATTTGGGATGGAATGGAAATGTCGCATGGAATGGCTTGAGTTTAGGCTTTGCTTTCACTGCCCGTGTCGGTGGACTGGTTGTTTCTGATACACAGGCTATGTTAGATAATTATGGTGTTTCCGAAACATCTGCCATTGCCCGGCAGAATGGTGGAGTTTGGATTGGTGACAGCCAGGTTGATGCTGAAGATTATTATAAGAAAGTTTCTACTGCTATTGGCACATACTATACTTATAGTGCAACGAATGTGCGTCTTTCCGAATTGAGCTTGAGTTATCAACTACCTAATAAATGGTTCCGAAATAAACTGAATATGACAGTAGGTTTGACAGGAAAGAATTTATGGATGATTTATTGCAAGGCTCCGTTCGATCCTGAAAGTACTTCATCTATTACTAGCAACTTCTATCAAGGTGTGGACTATTTCCAGCAACCTAGTTTGAAGAGTTTTGGATTTAATGTGAGACTTTCATTCTAA
- a CDS encoding SusD/RagB family nutrient-binding outer membrane lipoprotein, translating into MMRKYVKLSACVLMASLMTGCTGKFEEYNTNPFGPTPQDMLGDNAATGSLIRSMFPALVQGQQNNSQMLDQMIGSEYGGEIACIATWNNGGNYYTYNPRIGWYGNMFDTTMPQIYTGFFQIRDLSEGKGLAYQWAQILRVAASVRISDCYGPIPYSKITGSAFTVAYDSMEDLYKSMFTDLDEAIVAFKTAVLGGEDMSSLTEYDLVFGGDFNKWVKFANTLKLRMAMRISNVASELARQKAEEAVSDVIGVMTTSADAAYSSFNDGMNPYYRVAFTWNGGEFRVSANITSYLSGYDDPRLPAYVNDSQLESGGRIGVRNGIYQNDATQAKYATFSRPNIKETDNLLIMSASEAYFLRAEGALKGWAMNGTAKSLYEQGVQVSMEERKVTIGDYLASTKKPGNYVDPTDSGKNKTAVSEVTPKYDESAELAVNLERILVQKWIANFPNGWETWADIRRTGYPKHFPIVNNLNTDGVTVERGMRRLPFPQSEYNTNYVNVRAAVSMLGGADNSTIDIWWAKKN; encoded by the coding sequence ATGATGAGAAAGTACGTTAAACTATCAGCATGCGTTTTGATGGCTTCGCTGATGACCGGATGTACCGGTAAGTTTGAAGAATATAATACGAATCCTTTTGGACCGACTCCGCAAGATATGCTAGGAGATAATGCTGCAACAGGTTCACTGATTCGGAGTATGTTCCCCGCCCTGGTACAGGGACAGCAGAATAATTCGCAAATGCTGGATCAGATGATCGGATCTGAGTATGGTGGAGAAATAGCCTGTATCGCAACGTGGAATAATGGAGGTAATTACTATACATATAATCCACGCATAGGCTGGTATGGTAATATGTTTGATACGACAATGCCACAGATTTATACAGGATTTTTCCAGATCAGGGATTTATCGGAAGGAAAAGGTTTGGCGTATCAATGGGCACAAATATTACGTGTTGCCGCTTCGGTAAGAATCAGTGATTGTTACGGACCGATTCCTTATTCAAAAATCACAGGTTCTGCTTTTACTGTGGCTTACGATTCGATGGAGGATTTATATAAGAGTATGTTTACAGACTTGGATGAGGCTATTGTTGCTTTCAAAACGGCTGTTTTGGGTGGTGAGGATATGTCTTCATTAACAGAATACGATCTTGTATTTGGCGGTGACTTTAATAAATGGGTGAAATTTGCCAACACATTAAAGTTGCGTATGGCTATGCGTATCTCTAATGTTGCTTCAGAACTGGCCAGGCAGAAAGCGGAAGAAGCGGTTTCTGATGTGATAGGAGTTATGACTACCTCTGCTGATGCTGCATACAGTAGCTTCAATGATGGTATGAATCCTTATTATCGTGTCGCTTTTACTTGGAATGGTGGAGAATTTCGCGTTAGTGCTAATATAACTTCTTATTTAAGTGGATATGATGATCCTCGTTTACCGGCTTATGTTAATGATTCACAACTTGAAAGTGGTGGTCGTATTGGAGTACGTAATGGTATTTATCAAAATGATGCAACACAAGCTAAATATGCTACTTTCTCCCGTCCTAATATAAAAGAAACAGATAACCTTCTGATAATGTCGGCTTCTGAAGCTTATTTTTTGCGTGCTGAGGGTGCATTGAAAGGTTGGGCTATGAACGGAACGGCGAAATCTCTTTATGAACAGGGAGTGCAAGTATCTATGGAAGAGCGTAAGGTGACTATAGGTGATTATCTGGCAAGTACAAAGAAACCTGGGAATTACGTAGACCCGACAGATTCCGGCAAGAATAAAACAGCAGTATCTGAGGTTACTCCAAAATACGATGAATCAGCAGAACTGGCAGTTAATTTAGAACGCATTCTTGTACAAAAATGGATCGCTAACTTCCCAAATGGCTGGGAGACATGGGCTGATATTCGTCGTACTGGTTATCCGAAACATTTTCCGATTGTTAATAATTTGAATACGGATGGCGTGACTGTTGAGCGTGGCATGCGTCGTTTACCTTTCCCGCAGTCGGAGTATAATACAAATTATGTCAATGTACGGGCGGCTGTATCAATGTTGGGAGGTGCAGATAACTCTACTATAGATATTTGGTGGGCAAAAAAGAATTAA
- a CDS encoding glycoside hydrolase family 18 — protein sequence MKMSKLKKVIYGVGISLFFLQGFLNSACSDWTEIEAKDYFVPVSEGYKSSLKDYFNSPHKVMFGWFGNWTGTTMSSSLCGLPDSVDFVSLWLCWGNLTIEQRADLKKFQEKGSKAVLCWRAGDIGDNLTPGGNAADVKREFWGIDPNDENTYIEAAKKYALAIVDTCNKYNIDGFDYDIEDYGTLMSSTYPERANAFMRTLREEFNKTGKMLVADIPGNSGWLGFYNLLADDVVQSLDYIVWQTYELGHSGLDNFFTGYGGVASYHPEIFEEVLRKSIVTATFERAKDKYRFTEQQDYHPSYGIEHAGMGAYHIEYDYPGNPDYSTVRAAISAQNPPINN from the coding sequence ATGAAAATGAGTAAACTGAAAAAAGTAATATATGGAGTAGGTATTAGCTTGTTCTTTTTACAGGGATTCCTGAACTCAGCTTGCAGTGATTGGACGGAGATTGAAGCAAAAGATTATTTTGTACCAGTATCGGAAGGATATAAAAGTAGTCTAAAAGATTATTTTAATTCTCCCCATAAGGTTATGTTCGGTTGGTTTGGTAACTGGACGGGAACAACCATGTCCTCTTCTTTATGTGGACTTCCTGACAGTGTAGACTTTGTGAGTCTTTGGTTGTGCTGGGGGAATTTGACTATTGAACAACGAGCAGACTTGAAAAAATTTCAGGAGAAGGGTTCAAAAGCTGTACTTTGTTGGCGTGCTGGTGATATTGGAGACAATTTAACCCCGGGAGGTAACGCTGCTGATGTAAAGAGAGAGTTTTGGGGGATTGACCCTAATGATGAAAACACTTATATAGAAGCAGCAAAGAAATATGCTCTTGCTATTGTTGATACCTGTAATAAATATAATATAGATGGATTTGATTATGATATTGAGGATTATGGAACTTTGATGTCTTCAACTTACCCCGAAAGAGCTAATGCATTTATGAGAACTCTTCGAGAGGAATTTAATAAAACGGGAAAAATGCTTGTCGCAGATATTCCTGGTAATAGTGGTTGGTTGGGATTTTATAATCTTTTAGCTGACGATGTAGTACAAAGCTTGGACTATATTGTTTGGCAAACTTATGAATTAGGACATTCTGGTTTGGATAATTTCTTTACTGGTTATGGCGGAGTTGCTAGTTATCATCCAGAGATATTTGAAGAGGTACTGAGAAAGTCTATTGTAACAGCCACTTTTGAGAGGGCTAAAGATAAATATCGTTTTACGGAACAGCAGGATTATCATCCTTCATATGGAATAGAGCATGCAGGTATGGGAGCTTATCATATTGAATATGATTATCCGGGAAATCCAGATTATTCGACCGTAAGGGCGGCAATTAGCGCTCAGAATCCGCCTATCAATAATTAA
- a CDS encoding SusC/RagA family TonB-linked outer membrane protein, whose protein sequence is MRSFSQAITLANTQPLKIVMGEDTQTLDEVVVTALGIKRSEKALSYNVQQVKGDDLTAVKDANFMNSLNGKVAGVNIQRSASGVGGGTRVVMRGNKSIAGQNNVLYVVDGIPIGNKADRSGDGTGFGGATSGEGIANFNPDDIESLSVLTGPSAAALYGANAANGVILINTKKGAEGTMRLNVSSSVEFANPFVMPEFQNTYGNLTGDYFSWGDKMEKPSSWEPRDFFNTGATFNNSFNLSMGTEKNQTYISASAVNSTGMVENNKYHRYNVTFRNTAKFLKDKLTLDVSASYVREFYNNMISFGTYFNPIVGAYLYPRGMNFESEKYFERYNNELGYNKQSWQPGGMGMDVQNPYWIAYRNLRPEAKDRYMLYANLKYDITEYLNVPGRARIDNTYSESEDKRYASTISTFAGDNGRYRYSNEFYKQKYADIMVNFDKQFAQIYHATVNAGASFEEYDTKGHGYGGDLLLVPNKFTYGNVNSAVASVYETGGDSRTQNFAAFASAELSWNSALYLTLTGRADKPSQLVNSKEEWIFYPSVGLSAIVTELLPNSLRESIQPVLGYFKIRGSYTEVGSPIPFTGLTPGTITHKLENGTVAPFEYYPLSDLKAERTRSYELGIDSRWFNNTVTLGVTIYQSNTYNQLLKADMPGTSGYKYMYVQAGNVQNRGIELTLGYDQTFGDFNYNTTFTATSNKNKIKKLASDVKNPVSGELMDLSDIKLGRFRLREGGEVGALYADRRVEKNDEGYIPYNPGQTIATENTTPFKIGTVNPKWNLGWRHGFNYKGINASVMFTARIGGNVISKTQATLDRFGVSKASADARETGYVMLGNIKMEPQDYYGTIYDLDSYYVYSATNIRLQEASIGYTLPNKWFGNVVKNVNVSVYGTNLWMIYNKAPYDPELTASTGTFGQGYDYFMLPSSRTYGFSLKFGF, encoded by the coding sequence ATGCGCAGTTTCTCCCAAGCAATCACGCTGGCTAATACACAACCCCTGAAAATTGTAATGGGTGAAGATACTCAAACTTTGGATGAAGTGGTTGTTACCGCATTGGGTATCAAGCGCTCGGAGAAAGCACTGAGCTATAACGTTCAGCAAGTGAAAGGTGACGACTTGACGGCAGTCAAAGATGCCAACTTTATGAACTCACTGAATGGAAAAGTCGCCGGTGTCAACATACAGCGTAGTGCATCTGGTGTAGGTGGTGGTACTCGTGTTGTGATGCGTGGTAACAAATCCATCGCAGGTCAGAACAATGTGCTCTACGTAGTGGATGGTATTCCTATCGGAAATAAAGCCGACCGTTCGGGAGACGGAACCGGCTTCGGAGGAGCAACGTCCGGTGAAGGCATCGCCAATTTCAATCCCGACGATATCGAAAGCCTATCCGTATTGACGGGACCGTCGGCTGCCGCATTGTATGGAGCCAATGCCGCCAATGGCGTTATCCTGATTAATACCAAGAAAGGCGCCGAAGGTACAATGCGTCTGAACGTATCTTCTTCTGTCGAGTTCGCAAATCCCTTTGTAATGCCGGAATTTCAAAATACGTATGGGAATCTGACAGGTGATTACTTCTCTTGGGGCGATAAAATGGAAAAACCGTCTTCATGGGAACCCAGAGACTTTTTTAATACCGGAGCTACATTCAACAATTCGTTTAATCTCTCGATGGGGACGGAAAAGAACCAGACCTATATCTCCGCATCGGCCGTCAACTCTACCGGCATGGTAGAAAATAACAAATATCATCGGTATAACGTAACATTCCGCAATACGGCTAAATTTCTAAAGGATAAACTGACTTTGGATGTATCCGCCAGTTATGTGCGCGAGTTCTACAACAACATGATATCCTTCGGTACATACTTTAATCCCATAGTGGGGGCATACCTCTATCCGAGAGGGATGAATTTTGAAAGTGAAAAATATTTTGAACGCTACAACAATGAGTTAGGGTATAATAAACAAAGCTGGCAACCGGGAGGCATGGGTATGGACGTGCAAAATCCTTATTGGATTGCTTATCGCAACTTGCGTCCTGAAGCAAAAGACCGTTATATGCTCTATGCCAATCTGAAATATGACATTACGGAGTACTTGAATGTTCCAGGTCGTGCCCGCATTGATAATACATATTCCGAATCAGAAGACAAGCGTTACGCTTCCACCATCAGCACCTTTGCGGGAGACAACGGCCGATATAGATACTCCAATGAGTTCTATAAACAGAAATATGCCGATATTATGGTAAACTTCGACAAGCAATTTGCCCAAATTTACCACGCTACGGTCAATGCCGGCGCATCTTTCGAGGAATATGATACAAAAGGTCACGGTTATGGCGGCGATTTATTGCTTGTCCCCAATAAATTTACTTATGGAAATGTAAATTCAGCCGTTGCCAGTGTTTATGAGACAGGAGGCGATTCGCGTACACAAAACTTCGCAGCTTTTGCTTCGGCAGAACTTTCATGGAATTCGGCTTTGTATCTCACACTGACCGGCCGTGCCGATAAACCGTCGCAACTGGTGAACAGTAAAGAAGAATGGATTTTCTATCCGTCGGTAGGTCTTTCGGCTATCGTTACCGAGCTTTTACCGAACAGTCTTCGTGAAAGCATACAACCGGTATTAGGCTATTTCAAAATCAGAGGTTCTTATACCGAAGTAGGTTCTCCTATTCCATTTACGGGTCTGACGCCGGGAACCATTACCCATAAACTGGAAAATGGTACAGTAGCTCCTTTCGAATATTATCCTTTAAGTGATTTGAAGGCAGAACGTACCCGCTCCTACGAATTGGGTATCGACTCCAGATGGTTTAACAACACCGTTACTTTAGGGGTTACGATATATCAGTCTAACACGTACAACCAGTTGTTGAAAGCGGATATGCCGGGAACCAGCGGATATAAATACATGTATGTGCAAGCCGGCAATGTGCAGAATAGAGGTATCGAATTGACGCTAGGTTACGACCAGACATTCGGTGACTTTAACTACAATACGACTTTCACCGCCACTTCCAACAAGAATAAGATAAAGAAGCTGGCTTCCGACGTGAAGAATCCTGTCAGTGGCGAACTGATGGATTTGAGTGATATCAAACTCGGTCGTTTCCGTCTTCGTGAAGGTGGTGAAGTGGGTGCTTTGTATGCCGATCGGCGCGTAGAGAAAAATGACGAAGGTTATATTCCTTACAATCCCGGACAAACCATAGCCACGGAGAATACCACACCGTTTAAAATAGGTACCGTCAATCCGAAGTGGAATCTGGGATGGAGACATGGATTTAACTATAAAGGCATTAATGCTAGCGTGATGTTTACTGCAAGAATCGGCGGCAACGTGATTTCTAAAACTCAAGCTACGCTTGACCGTTTCGGCGTATCAAAAGCATCTGCAGATGCGCGGGAGACAGGCTATGTAATGCTGGGTAATATAAAGATGGAGCCGCAAGATTATTATGGAACAATCTACGATTTAGACTCCTATTATGTTTATTCAGCTACCAATATCCGTTTGCAGGAAGCCAGCATAGGCTATACGCTGCCTAACAAATGGTTTGGTAATGTGGTGAAAAACGTGAACGTCTCTGTATATGGAACCAATTTATGGATGATTTACAACAAAGCTCCATATGATCCTGAACTAACTGCTTCAACGGGTACGTTCGGTCAAGGTTACGACTATTTTATGTTGCCTAGCAGTCGTACTTACGGATTTAGTTTGAAATTTGGATTCTAA
- a CDS encoding site-specific integrase, whose product MFKYSRDGVSVLTILDTRRAKKSGLFPVKVQVVFRRKQKYYSTGKELSKEDWERLLKAKSRLLTEIRTDIESSFSNIKQQVNELIQKGEFNIETLSFRLGKQIKDVNLRSAFNLKMQELKDNEQASTYLSYQSALKSLESFGGTNVPLDRITIDWLKRCERFFLSEGKSYSSISIYFRTLKCVLNRAVRDGILKESSFPFGKNKYEIPEGCGRKLALTLPEIKKVMSYQDETNDLEEFRDLWFFSYLCNGINFMDLLFLQYSNIVNDEICFMRSKTARTAKHNKEIHATITPEMWNIIHKWGNPQHTPQTYIFKYAKGTENAFEKIRLVRRIVTKCNRRLKKIAQNTGIAQLTTYTARHSFATVLKRAGAKTSYISESLGHSNLTVTENYLAYFEKEERIKNAQLLTDFNL is encoded by the coding sequence ATGTTCAAATATTCAAGAGATGGAGTTTCAGTATTAACCATATTAGATACCAGAAGAGCCAAAAAGAGTGGACTGTTTCCTGTGAAGGTTCAAGTAGTATTTAGGAGAAAACAAAAATATTACTCAACCGGAAAAGAACTGTCGAAAGAAGACTGGGAAAGGTTGCTTAAAGCAAAAAGCCGATTATTGACAGAAATACGGACTGACATAGAAAGCAGTTTTTCTAATATTAAGCAACAAGTAAATGAACTTATACAGAAAGGGGAATTTAATATTGAGACGTTGAGCTTCAGGTTAGGTAAACAGATAAAGGATGTAAATTTACGCAGTGCCTTTAATCTAAAAATGCAAGAATTAAAGGATAATGAGCAAGCGAGTACATATTTGAGTTATCAAAGTGCATTAAAAAGTTTAGAGAGTTTTGGTGGAACAAATGTTCCTCTAGATAGAATTACAATAGATTGGCTTAAGCGTTGTGAACGTTTCTTTTTATCAGAAGGTAAAAGCTACTCAAGTATCAGTATTTATTTTCGGACTTTGAAATGTGTATTAAATCGGGCTGTACGCGATGGTATTCTAAAAGAATCATCTTTTCCTTTTGGGAAAAATAAATATGAAATACCTGAAGGTTGCGGACGTAAATTAGCTCTCACTCTTCCTGAAATAAAGAAGGTTATGTCATATCAAGATGAAACTAACGATTTGGAAGAATTTCGGGATTTATGGTTTTTCTCTTATTTATGTAATGGCATTAATTTTATGGATTTACTATTTCTTCAATATTCAAATATTGTAAATGATGAAATTTGTTTTATGCGTTCAAAAACAGCAAGGACTGCAAAGCATAATAAAGAGATTCATGCAACCATAACTCCGGAAATGTGGAACATTATTCATAAATGGGGGAATCCGCAACATACCCCTCAAACGTATATCTTTAAATATGCCAAAGGGACTGAAAATGCATTTGAAAAAATTAGGTTAGTCCGGCGTATTGTTACCAAATGTAACAGAAGACTTAAAAAAATAGCTCAAAATACTGGTATTGCTCAATTAACGACCTATACTGCAAGACATTCGTTTGCTACAGTATTAAAACGCGCTGGTGCTAAAACCTCTTATATTTCCGAAAGTCTGGGACACTCTAATCTTACTGTTACTGAGAACTACCTAGCCTATTTTGAGAAAGAAGAAAGGATCAAGAATGCTCAATTGCTAACTGATTTTAATCTTTGA